In a genomic window of Blattabacterium cuenoti:
- the pnp gene encoding polyribonucleotide nucleotidyltransferase, protein MPDIVKEIISMEDGRTIIIETGELAKQADGAVVVRSENTMLLATVVVSKEIKNETIFLPLTVNYREKYSAGGKIPGGFIKREGRPSDEEILTMRLVDRVLRPTFSESFKREIQIMISLLSYDKTVLPDGLAGLAASSALSVAGIPFNGPISEVRIIRSNGKFIINPSLDQLKKSDIDLIVGASKASIIMMEGEMKEVKENEFLETVISAHKAIKPQIEAQIRLVEKLSDSRVFFFERQNSINLSQNKILKKELFLFSYEKIEKIYQKFLDKKTRSIQEKIVLNDFKKNFLTEEKTENKEAFIDQYFEEIRKKIIRNLIFSKGIRLDGRTSKQIRSISSFVDYLPGVHGSALFSRGETQSLTTVTLGSSLDANKIDNVIMENQEKFYLHYNFPPFSTGEIRSIRGVSRREVGHGNLAQRALKNIIPNNNPYTIRVVSDILESNGSSSMATVCAASLALMDAGIHIKNPVSGIAMGLFMENEKKIIISDIMGEEDYFGDLDFKITGTQYGITACQMDVKIMEGITYDLINKILTQALEGRIFILKKMLETLPKHRKKMKPNAPKIYTFNIPKYFIGSVIGPGGKIIQEIQSCTDTNIIIEEKDDLGFIEIIGKDDEKIGKAINKIKKIAFVPELGKIYKAKVKSIKDFGAFVEISKGVEGLLHISEIGWKRLNNIEEELHIGDIIDVKFMGMDEKNKKMKLSRKVLLPRPNRPKMNKNKKI, encoded by the coding sequence AAACAATTTTTTTACCTTTAACAGTAAACTATAGAGAAAAATATTCTGCTGGAGGTAAAATACCTGGAGGGTTTATAAAAAGAGAAGGAAGGCCTTCTGATGAAGAAATTTTAACAATGAGATTAGTTGATCGTGTTTTAAGACCCACATTTTCAGAATCTTTTAAAAGAGAAATACAAATTATGATTTCCTTACTTTCATATGATAAAACTGTTTTACCGGATGGATTGGCAGGATTAGCAGCATCATCGGCTTTGTCAGTAGCGGGAATACCTTTTAATGGGCCTATATCAGAAGTACGTATTATACGTTCTAATGGAAAATTTATTATTAATCCTAGTTTAGATCAGTTAAAAAAATCGGATATAGATTTAATAGTAGGAGCTTCAAAAGCTTCCATTATTATGATGGAAGGAGAAATGAAAGAAGTAAAAGAAAATGAGTTTTTGGAAACTGTAATTTCAGCTCATAAAGCCATAAAACCACAAATAGAAGCTCAAATCCGTTTAGTTGAAAAACTATCAGACAGTCGCGTTTTTTTCTTTGAGAGACAAAATTCAATAAATTTATCTCAAAATAAAATATTAAAAAAAGAACTTTTTTTATTTTCATATGAAAAAATTGAAAAAATATATCAAAAATTTCTAGATAAAAAAACTAGATCCATTCAAGAAAAAATTGTATTAAATGATTTTAAAAAAAATTTTTTAACAGAAGAAAAAACAGAAAATAAAGAAGCTTTTATTGATCAATATTTTGAAGAAATTAGAAAAAAAATTATCAGAAACTTAATTTTTTCAAAAGGAATAAGATTAGATGGTAGAACTAGTAAACAAATACGTTCAATATCTAGTTTTGTTGATTATTTACCTGGAGTACACGGTTCTGCTTTATTTTCTAGAGGAGAAACTCAATCTCTAACTACAGTTACATTAGGATCATCTTTAGATGCTAATAAAATTGATAATGTTATTATGGAAAATCAGGAAAAATTTTACTTACATTATAATTTTCCTCCTTTTTCTACAGGTGAAATACGTTCTATTAGAGGAGTATCTAGACGTGAAGTAGGTCATGGAAATTTAGCTCAACGTGCATTAAAAAATATCATACCTAATAATAATCCATATACAATTCGTGTTGTTTCTGATATTCTAGAATCTAATGGATCATCTTCTATGGCTACAGTTTGTGCTGCCAGTTTAGCATTAATGGACGCTGGAATTCACATAAAAAATCCTGTATCTGGAATTGCTATGGGATTATTTATGGAAAATGAAAAAAAAATTATTATATCAGACATAATGGGAGAAGAAGATTATTTTGGAGATTTAGATTTTAAAATAACAGGAACTCAATATGGAATTACAGCATGTCAAATGGATGTAAAAATAATGGAAGGAATAACATACGATCTTATAAATAAAATTTTGACACAAGCTTTAGAAGGGCGTATTTTTATTTTAAAAAAAATGTTAGAAACATTACCTAAACACAGAAAAAAAATGAAACCTAATGCTCCAAAAATATATACTTTTAATATTCCAAAGTATTTTATAGGTTCAGTTATAGGTCCCGGTGGAAAAATAATTCAAGAAATACAATCATGTACAGATACAAATATAATAATTGAAGAAAAAGACGATTTAGGTTTCATTGAAATCATCGGAAAAGATGATGAAAAAATAGGAAAAGCTATAAATAAAATAAAAAAAATTGCTTTTGTACCTGAATTAGGAAAAATTTATAAAGCAAAAGTGAAATCTATAAAAGATTTTGGTGCTTTTGTTGAAATTTCTAAAGGAGTAGAAGGTTTGTTACATATTTCTGAAATAGGATGGAAAAGATTGAATAATATAGAAGAAGAATTACATATAGGAGATATAATTGACGTTAAATTCATGGGAATGGATGAAAAAAATAAGAAAATGAAACTCTCTAGAAAAGTACTTTTACCTCGCCCTAATCGTCCTAAAATGAATAAAAATAAAAAAATATGA
- a CDS encoding sigma-70 family RNA polymerase sigma factor, giving the protein MRQLKITKQVTNRESESLDKYLHEIGKIPLLTPEEEVEYARKAREGNAKAINKLVNANLRFVVSVAKQYQNQGLSLCDLINEGNLGLIKGILRFDETRGFKCISYVVWWIRQAILQAIAEQSRSIRQPTNKLALLNKILKTLAQLEQELQRTPSAREIAEHLNMNEKDVEESIKNSGRHVSMDAPLIEGEDSNLYDLVRSDESPRPDEHLEKESLRKDIKRILETLNERERRVIILHFGLNGSPPMTLEEVGQSCDLTRERVRQIESIALKRLKHSSRSKILKPYLG; this is encoded by the coding sequence ATGAGACAACTTAAAATTACTAAACAAGTAACAAATCGTGAATCTGAATCATTAGATAAATATCTTCATGAAATAGGTAAAATTCCATTATTAACTCCAGAAGAAGAAGTTGAATATGCTCGTAAAGCAAGAGAAGGAAATGCAAAAGCAATAAATAAACTTGTCAATGCTAATTTACGTTTTGTTGTTTCTGTTGCTAAACAATATCAAAATCAAGGATTGAGTTTATGTGATTTAATTAATGAAGGAAATTTAGGTTTGATAAAGGGAATATTACGTTTTGATGAGACAAGAGGTTTTAAATGTATTTCTTATGTTGTATGGTGGATAAGACAGGCTATTTTACAAGCTATAGCAGAACAATCACGTTCTATTAGACAACCTACAAATAAATTAGCTTTGTTAAATAAAATATTAAAAACATTAGCTCAATTAGAGCAAGAATTACAAAGAACTCCTTCTGCAAGAGAAATAGCAGAACACTTGAATATGAATGAGAAAGATGTAGAAGAATCCATAAAAAATTCAGGAAGACATGTATCAATGGATGCTCCCTTGATAGAAGGAGAAGATTCTAATTTATATGATTTAGTACGATCTGATGAATCTCCTCGTCCAGATGAACACTTAGAAAAAGAATCTTTACGTAAAGATATAAAAAGAATTTTAGAGACTTTAAATGAAAGAGAACGTCGTGTTATCATTTTGCATTTTGGTTTGAATGGATCACCACCTATGACTTTAGAAGAAGTAGGACAATCTTGTGATTTAACGAGAGAACGTGTTAGACAAATTGAGAGTATAGCTTTAAAAAGATTAAAACATTCTTCTAGGAGTAAAATATTGAAACCTTATTTAGGATAA
- the tpiA gene encoding triose-phosphate isomerase, which yields MRKKVVIANWKMNYDFYETTSFIRNFLNVISERNINHDKEIILAPSFPFLHISNQILQGTTLNVAAQNIHQKEKGSYTGEVSALMLKSIGIQKVILGHSERREFCFEKNNILLEKIKIALKYDLNIIFCVGESFIERNDNKQFEIVKNQLKKTVFHCSLDEIKSFYIAYEPIWAIGTGKTATFEQAQTMHEFIRILFLEKYGENISNKISILYGGSINDTNARDLFSQKDIDGGLIGNSSLKLEKFLKIVQS from the coding sequence ATGAGAAAAAAAGTTGTTATTGCAAATTGGAAAATGAATTATGATTTTTATGAAACGACTTCTTTTATTAGAAATTTTTTAAATGTTATTTCTGAGAGAAACATAAATCATGATAAAGAAATCATTCTTGCCCCTTCTTTTCCTTTTTTACATATTTCAAATCAAATTCTACAAGGAACAACTTTAAATGTTGCAGCTCAAAACATTCATCAAAAAGAAAAAGGCTCTTATACCGGAGAAGTCTCAGCATTAATGTTAAAATCTATAGGAATTCAAAAAGTTATATTAGGACATAGTGAACGTAGAGAATTTTGTTTTGAGAAAAACAATATTTTATTAGAGAAAATAAAAATAGCGTTAAAATATGATTTAAATATTATTTTTTGTGTAGGTGAATCTTTTATTGAAAGAAATGATAATAAACAATTTGAAATCGTTAAAAATCAATTAAAAAAAACTGTTTTTCATTGTTCCTTAGATGAGATAAAATCTTTTTATATAGCATATGAACCAATATGGGCAATTGGAACAGGAAAAACTGCAACGTTTGAACAAGCTCAGACAATGCATGAGTTTATTCGTATTTTGTTTTTAGAAAAATATGGAGAAAACATTTCTAATAAAATATCCATTTTATATGGAGGAAGTATTAATGATACTAATGCAAGAGATCTTTTTTCCCAAAAAGATATAGATGGAGGTCTTATTGGTAATTCTTCTCTAAAACTTGAAAAATTTTTAAAAATTGTTCAGTCGTAA
- a CDS encoding nucleotide modification associated domain-containing protein, which yields MNLSYSSTDFIIQKCKKLFLEKLKDYGLSWKFCHNYSIVDQILVKIIRIKNIQSKRYQKIKEEKIIDTYIDIINYFIIILIKLDTFFISNFHKISHYDVILIYNEKLKNIKSSIYFMEKTLNKFCIDNILEEILFLLKKKKEKNSFKELEKLCLKILVEIIFFLRKNL from the coding sequence ATGAATCTTTCTTATTCTTCTACTGATTTTATTATTCAGAAATGTAAAAAACTTTTTCTAGAAAAATTAAAAGATTATGGATTATCATGGAAATTTTGTCATAATTATTCCATAGTAGATCAAATTTTAGTTAAAATAATTCGTATAAAAAATATTCAATCAAAAAGATATCAAAAGATTAAAGAAGAAAAAATAATAGATACATATATAGATATAATAAATTATTTTATTATTATTCTAATTAAACTAGATACTTTTTTTATATCAAATTTTCATAAAATATCACATTATGATGTGATATTAATATATAATGAAAAATTGAAGAACATAAAAAGTTCCATTTATTTTATGGAAAAAACTTTAAATAAGTTTTGCATAGATAATATTTTAGAAGAAATTTTATTTCTATTAAAAAAAAAGAAAGAAAAAAATTCATTTAAAGAGTTAGAAAAATTGTGTTTAAAAATATTAGTAGAAATTATTTTTTTTTTAAGAAAAAATCTTTAA
- the folP gene encoding dihydropteroate synthase has translation MIINCAGTLLHLKEPKVMGIVNLTPDSFYDGGKLYSENKILQHIETLLNEGSDFIDVGGCSTRPGAKFITEKEEIKRITKPIRAIIRNFSDIKVSIDTFRSEVARIAVEEGVVMINDISGGTLDKNMFRLLGKLKIPYILNHMKGTPKNMQKKIHFRKNIIIEINNFFSEKIYYLRKLGIQDIILDPGFGFGKSLEQNFKLLKHLSLLGFKDYPILVGISRKSMIKCILNNSYEELLNGTSIINTIAILNGSKFLRVHDVKEAVECIKLVQYYKKFL, from the coding sequence ATGATAATTAATTGTGCAGGTACTTTATTACATTTAAAAGAACCAAAAGTGATGGGTATAGTTAATTTAACCCCTGATTCATTTTATGATGGTGGAAAATTATATTCTGAAAATAAAATATTACAACATATAGAAACATTATTGAATGAAGGTTCTGATTTTATAGATGTTGGAGGTTGTTCTACACGACCAGGAGCTAAATTCATAACGGAAAAAGAAGAAATAAAAAGAATAACAAAACCTATTCGTGCTATTATAAGAAATTTTTCAGATATAAAAGTATCTATAGATACCTTTCGTAGTGAAGTAGCTAGAATTGCAGTAGAAGAAGGTGTTGTAATGATTAATGATATATCAGGAGGGACTTTAGATAAAAATATGTTTCGTTTATTAGGAAAACTTAAAATACCGTATATATTAAATCATATGAAAGGAACCCCTAAAAACATGCAAAAAAAAATTCATTTTAGAAAAAATATAATTATAGAAATAAATAATTTTTTTTCAGAGAAAATATACTATTTAAGAAAACTTGGAATTCAGGATATTATTTTGGATCCTGGATTTGGTTTTGGAAAATCGCTAGAACAAAATTTCAAATTATTAAAACATTTGTCATTATTGGGTTTTAAAGATTATCCAATTTTAGTTGGTATTTCTAGAAAATCCATGATAAAATGTATTTTAAATAACTCTTATGAAGAATTATTAAATGGGACTTCTATCATAAATACTATAGCGATTTTAAATGGATCCAAATTTTTACGTGTACATGATGTTAAAGAAGCTGTAGAATGCATTAAATTAGTACAATATTATAAAAAATTTTTATAA
- a CDS encoding diadenylate cyclase — MLYLLKISFIDILDIFLVTIILFQVYRLVYRTAALNIFYGIIATFIFWKIVEIYKMKLLSIVISAFFKGGFLALIIVFQPEIRKFLLIVGSRIFFKKFIFSFFKKSGVSIKTETIDSIVNACAIFSGDKTGVLIVIQLHQDLKEFIQNGDEMDAKVNISILESIFYKNSPLHDGAVVITGNKIIKTRAILPVSYNKEIPSRLGLRHRAAIGLSEKTDAICLVISEETGYISYIKDQKRTVITNINNLKMKLEEDLL; from the coding sequence TTGTTATATTTATTAAAAATTTCTTTCATTGATATTTTAGATATTTTTTTAGTAACCATTATTCTATTTCAAGTCTACAGATTGGTTTACAGAACTGCTGCTTTAAATATTTTTTATGGTATCATTGCAACTTTTATTTTCTGGAAAATAGTAGAAATTTATAAAATGAAACTTCTTAGCATAGTTATAAGTGCTTTTTTTAAAGGAGGTTTTTTAGCTTTAATTATTGTATTCCAACCAGAAATTAGAAAATTTCTTCTCATAGTAGGAAGTAGAATTTTTTTCAAAAAGTTTATATTCTCTTTCTTCAAAAAATCAGGAGTTTCAATTAAAACTGAAACTATAGATAGCATAGTAAATGCTTGTGCTATTTTTTCAGGAGATAAAACAGGAGTTTTAATAGTGATTCAATTACATCAAGATTTAAAAGAATTTATCCAAAATGGAGATGAAATGGATGCTAAAGTTAATATTTCTATTTTAGAAAGTATTTTCTATAAAAATAGTCCATTGCATGACGGAGCTGTAGTTATTACAGGAAATAAAATAATAAAAACAAGAGCAATTCTTCCTGTTTCTTATAATAAAGAAATTCCATCTCGTTTAGGTTTACGACATAGAGCTGCTATTGGTTTATCTGAAAAAACAGACGCTATATGCCTTGTTATATCCGAAGAAACAGGTTATATTTCTTACATAAAAGATCAAAAAAGAACTGTAATCACTAATATTAATAACTTAAAAATGAAACTTGAAGAAGATTTGCTTTAA
- a CDS encoding UDP-N-acetylmuramoyl-tripeptide--D-alanyl-D-alanine ligase produces MNIIQYIYQIYSNSSGIEINSKKVKEGSIFIALKGKNFDGNQFAYEAISNGALLSIVDNKKYVSCKKIIYVKNTLYFLHRLAVYHRYRLSNIPIIAITGSNGKTTTKELTRAVLSKKYKKVHYTKNNFNNYIGVPLTILSMSVDTQISVIEIGASHEKEIEEMCYIINPDYGYITNFGKAHLEGFKNVKGIIRSKLELYDFLKKKNKLVFINGDDPIQLSNSLGMNRYIFSKKKKGSDINIEYLWKKNSLKSSLSIQNKEIVSPLIGSYNLSNIASAITIGRYFNISIKKMKKAIEEYIPNNYRSQILIRKNIKIIIDCYNANPTSMIKALTFFNEIQGTKIVILGDMLELGLFSNNEHEKIISFIEKSNISIAFLIGDIFFKTKKTSCKIRKFINKKNFVECMNRYSIQKTDYILIKGSRKIALESLIYLI; encoded by the coding sequence ATGAATATAATTCAATATATATATCAAATATATTCTAATTCTTCTGGTATAGAAATAAATAGTAAAAAAGTTAAAGAAGGATCTATTTTTATAGCTTTGAAAGGAAAAAACTTTGATGGAAATCAATTTGCATATGAAGCTATTTCAAATGGAGCGTTATTATCTATAGTCGATAACAAAAAATATGTTTCCTGCAAAAAAATTATTTATGTGAAAAATACATTATATTTTTTACATAGATTAGCAGTCTATCATAGATATAGATTATCTAACATTCCTATTATTGCTATAACTGGAAGCAATGGAAAAACTACAACTAAAGAGCTTACTAGAGCGGTTCTTTCTAAGAAATACAAAAAAGTTCATTATACGAAAAATAATTTCAATAATTATATAGGAGTTCCATTAACTATACTTTCTATGTCTGTGGATACACAAATTTCTGTAATAGAAATTGGAGCAAGTCATGAAAAAGAGATAGAAGAAATGTGTTACATTATTAATCCAGATTATGGATATATCACTAATTTTGGAAAAGCGCATTTAGAAGGGTTTAAAAATGTAAAAGGAATTATACGTAGTAAATTAGAGTTGTATGATTTTTTAAAAAAAAAAAACAAGTTAGTATTTATTAATGGAGATGATCCAATACAATTATCTAATAGTTTAGGAATGAATAGATACATTTTTTCTAAAAAAAAAAAAGGATCTGATATAAATATTGAATATTTATGGAAAAAAAATAGTTTAAAGTCATCTTTATCTATTCAAAATAAGGAAATTGTTTCTCCTTTAATAGGAAGTTATAATTTATCTAATATAGCTTCTGCTATAACTATTGGAAGATATTTCAACATTTCTATAAAAAAAATGAAAAAAGCAATAGAAGAATATATTCCTAATAATTACCGTTCTCAAATTTTGATAAGAAAAAATATAAAAATTATTATAGATTGTTATAATGCAAATCCGACTAGTATGATAAAAGCTCTTACTTTTTTTAATGAAATACAAGGTACTAAAATAGTGATATTAGGAGATATGTTAGAATTAGGTTTATTTTCTAATAATGAACATGAAAAAATCATTTCTTTTATAGAAAAAAGCAATATCAGTATTGCTTTTTTAATTGGGGATATTTTCTTTAAAACTAAAAAAACTTCCTGCAAAATCAGAAAATTTATAAATAAAAAGAATTTTGTTGAATGTATGAATAGATATTCTATTCAAAAAACAGATTATATTCTTATTAAGGGGTCTAGAAAAATTGCGTTAGAAAGTCTTATTTATTTAATTTAA
- the pdhA gene encoding pyruvate dehydrogenase (acetyl-transferring) E1 component subunit alpha, whose translation MKEITTKTYIKWFEDMFFWRKFEDKCRTLYLKRKIRGFLHLYNGQEAIPAGLTHAMDLSKDKIITAYRCHILPISMGVDPKKVMAELLGKKTGTSHGLGGSMHIFSKKHRFYGGHGIVGGQIPLGAGIAFADKYFNRKAVTITIMGDGAIRQGSLHETFNMAMLWKLPVVFICENNRYAMGTSVKRSSNIEEIYEIGKSYGMPSYHVDGMNPKKVAKSAFIAIERARRGEGATFLEIKTYRYRGHSMSDSELYRSKEEIHFYKKKDPILKLKNTIVQNKWETIENLHLIENEVKKKVESCVEFAENSDFPSLEEMYNVVYHEKNYPFLDKVSSS comes from the coding sequence ATGAAAGAAATTACCACAAAAACCTATATAAAGTGGTTCGAAGATATGTTTTTTTGGAGAAAATTTGAAGACAAATGTCGTACCTTATATTTAAAACGAAAAATTAGAGGATTCTTACATTTGTATAATGGACAAGAAGCGATTCCTGCTGGATTAACTCATGCAATGGATTTATCTAAAGATAAAATTATAACCGCTTACAGATGTCATATTTTACCTATTTCTATGGGAGTAGACCCAAAAAAAGTAATGGCGGAACTGTTAGGTAAAAAAACGGGAACATCTCATGGATTAGGAGGTTCTATGCATATTTTTAGTAAAAAACATCGTTTTTATGGTGGACATGGAATTGTAGGAGGACAAATTCCATTAGGAGCTGGAATTGCTTTTGCCGATAAATATTTTAACAGAAAAGCAGTAACCATAACTATTATGGGAGATGGAGCTATAAGGCAAGGTTCTTTACATGAAACATTTAACATGGCTATGTTATGGAAACTTCCTGTTGTATTTATATGTGAAAATAATAGATATGCTATGGGAACTTCCGTAAAAAGAAGCAGTAATATAGAAGAAATTTATGAAATTGGAAAATCATATGGAATGCCTTCTTATCACGTGGATGGAATGAATCCAAAAAAAGTAGCAAAATCAGCTTTTATTGCTATAGAAAGAGCTAGAAGAGGAGAAGGCGCTACTTTTTTAGAAATTAAAACATATAGATATAGAGGACATTCTATGTCTGATTCTGAATTATATCGTAGCAAAGAAGAGATACATTTTTACAAAAAAAAAGATCCTATTTTAAAATTAAAAAATACGATTGTACAAAATAAATGGGAAACCATAGAAAATTTACATTTAATAGAAAATGAAGTAAAGAAAAAGGTAGAGTCTTGTGTTGAATTTGCTGAAAATTCAGATTTTCCTTCTTTAGAAGAAATGTATAATGTTGTTTATCATGAAAAAAATTATCCTTTTTTAGATAAGGTATCTTCTTCATAA
- a CDS encoding dihydrolipoamide acetyltransferase family protein, translating to MAEIISMPQLSDTMEEGTVIKWNKKVGDKVSEGDILAEIETDKATQDFEIDVSGILLFIGVKEGETTHVNDVLAIIGDEGEDISHIISKLESKNKKIKKEKENKENKKIFISPVAKKMAKKIGISIDEIKEKGSGEHGRIVKKDIEFYKETNLRKEKNKSIVGHSSIRKRIAKHLTYSKFSAPHYYLFSEINADKLIEFRKNLNNKLSLEEKVSFNDVIIKAVAQSLKRHPDMNVSWNDEQVIIHPNIHIGIAVAIKDGLIVPVIKNADQKSLLQISKEIKDKVLRSKLKKIQPEEIENSTFTVSNLGMYGIESFTSIINTPNTSILSIGAIMMRPIVNNYKIEIGNIMKITLSCDHRIIDGSKGSEYIRSLRNYLEDPITILF from the coding sequence ATGGCAGAAATAATATCCATGCCCCAATTAAGTGACACAATGGAAGAGGGGACTGTAATTAAATGGAATAAAAAAGTAGGAGATAAAGTTTCAGAGGGTGATATTTTAGCTGAAATAGAAACTGATAAAGCTACTCAAGATTTTGAAATAGATGTTAGTGGTATTTTACTTTTTATTGGAGTGAAGGAAGGAGAAACAACGCATGTAAATGACGTATTAGCGATTATAGGAGATGAAGGGGAAGATATAAGTCACATCATTTCCAAATTAGAATCTAAAAATAAAAAAATAAAAAAAGAGAAAGAAAATAAAGAAAATAAAAAAATATTTATATCTCCTGTAGCAAAAAAAATGGCTAAAAAAATAGGAATTTCTATAGATGAAATAAAAGAAAAAGGAAGTGGAGAACATGGGAGAATTGTTAAAAAAGATATAGAATTTTACAAAGAAACCAACTTAAGAAAAGAAAAAAATAAAAGTATCGTAGGTCATTCTTCCATAAGAAAAAGAATTGCAAAACATTTGACTTATTCCAAATTTTCAGCCCCACATTATTATTTATTTAGTGAAATAAATGCGGATAAATTAATTGAGTTTAGAAAAAATTTAAATAATAAACTTTCTTTAGAAGAAAAAGTGTCATTTAATGATGTTATTATAAAAGCAGTAGCTCAATCTTTAAAAAGACACCCTGATATGAATGTATCATGGAATGATGAACAAGTCATTATACATCCTAATATTCATATTGGAATCGCTGTAGCTATAAAAGATGGATTAATAGTTCCTGTTATTAAAAATGCAGATCAAAAATCATTACTGCAAATTTCAAAAGAAATAAAAGATAAAGTATTACGTTCAAAATTAAAAAAAATACAACCAGAAGAAATAGAAAATAGTACTTTTACAGTTTCAAATTTAGGAATGTATGGAATAGAATCTTTTACTTCCATAATTAATACACCTAATACATCTATATTATCTATAGGAGCTATTATGATGCGTCCAATTGTAAATAACTATAAAATTGAGATAGGAAACATAATGAAAATCACATTATCTTGTGATCATAGAATTATAGATGGATCTAAAGGAAGTGAATATATCCGTTCTCTTAGAAATTATTTAGAAGATCCAATTACTATATTATTTTAA
- a CDS encoding DUF475 domain-containing protein, which translates to MNIEKCITEIIHNPLSSISIIVNLFLIESILSIDNAAMLASMVLNLKKKDQKKAIKYGIIGAYFFRGLCLLFAYKLINIWWLKPLGGIYLIFIGLNHFFINNKKNSLNSKNKKLQYSFWKVVFFIETMDLAFSIDNILASVALSENFILILLGVCIGIFSMRLITQFFVKLIEKFTSLKDSAFLVIILFGIKLLFSLKQHVPDLFLLFFSEKIFSLLTFSIFIFPIFLSWIKKIINKN; encoded by the coding sequence ATGAACATTGAAAAATGTATTACAGAAATCATTCATAATCCCCTATCATCTATTTCTATTATAGTAAATTTGTTTTTAATAGAGAGTATTTTATCTATAGATAATGCAGCAATGTTAGCTTCTATGGTTTTAAACCTTAAAAAAAAAGATCAGAAAAAAGCGATAAAATATGGAATTATTGGTGCTTATTTTTTCAGAGGATTGTGTTTATTATTTGCATACAAATTAATTAATATATGGTGGTTAAAACCATTAGGAGGAATATACTTGATTTTTATAGGTTTGAATCATTTTTTTATAAACAATAAAAAGAATTCTCTTAATTCAAAAAATAAAAAACTACAATATTCTTTTTGGAAAGTCGTTTTTTTTATAGAAACAATGGATTTAGCTTTTTCTATTGATAATATTTTAGCTTCTGTTGCCTTATCAGAAAACTTTATATTAATTTTATTAGGCGTTTGTATAGGGATTTTTTCAATGAGACTGATTACTCAATTTTTTGTTAAACTAATAGAAAAATTCACATCTTTGAAAGATTCTGCCTTTCTTGTAATCATTTTATTTGGAATAAAGCTTCTTTTTTCCTTAAAACAACATGTTCCTGATTTATTTTTACTTTTTTTCTCAGAAAAAATATTCTCTTTACTAACTTTTTCAATATTTATATTTCCCATTTTTTTATCATGGATAAAAAAAATAATAAATAAAAATTAA